Proteins found in one Legionella pneumophila subsp. pascullei genomic segment:
- the iolG gene encoding inositol 2-dehydrogenase — translation MKKKTCRIGVVGAGRIGRLHAENILFHLPQFELVVIADPQIDKNWAEKLGIAIVSTQSEDVLCHPDLDAVLIASPSHLHLEQIITASLHGKAIFCEKPIGLNEEEIEKTLNIIKKNNTLLQLGFNRRFDPGFANIQKRVRFGEIGTPHILRITSRDPACPSKEYCATSGGIFMDMSIHDFDMARFLMQSEVVEVYATGAVLINPDFEQFDDVDTAIIQLRFANGAFGVIDNSRQAIYGYDQRVEVFGSGGMLLAENQLEHTVSRYSANATDSAKPQYFFLERYHQAYLAELNAFYSAWNDNQTSPVSGLDGLQALRIAKAAKQSLETHLPVVLN, via the coding sequence ATGAAAAAGAAAACATGTCGAATTGGGGTAGTAGGGGCAGGAAGAATTGGTAGACTGCATGCGGAAAATATTCTATTTCATTTGCCACAATTCGAATTAGTGGTCATAGCCGACCCTCAGATTGATAAGAATTGGGCTGAGAAGTTAGGGATTGCAATCGTATCTACTCAGTCAGAGGATGTGCTTTGCCACCCTGATTTGGATGCTGTTTTGATCGCCTCTCCATCTCATCTGCATCTCGAACAAATTATTACGGCGAGTCTTCATGGTAAAGCAATTTTTTGTGAAAAACCGATTGGTTTGAATGAAGAGGAGATAGAGAAAACATTAAATATAATCAAAAAAAATAATACTTTATTGCAATTAGGGTTTAATCGTCGATTTGACCCAGGTTTTGCCAATATTCAGAAAAGAGTACGGTTTGGTGAAATTGGTACTCCCCATATTCTTAGAATTACTTCTCGTGATCCGGCTTGTCCATCCAAAGAGTATTGCGCGACATCGGGTGGAATATTCATGGACATGTCTATTCATGATTTTGATATGGCTCGTTTTTTAATGCAATCCGAGGTTGTTGAGGTTTATGCAACAGGGGCGGTTCTAATTAATCCTGATTTTGAACAGTTCGATGACGTAGATACAGCAATAATTCAACTACGGTTCGCTAATGGCGCATTTGGTGTTATAGACAACAGCCGTCAGGCAATCTATGGGTATGATCAAAGGGTAGAAGTATTCGGTTCAGGCGGCATGTTATTGGCTGAAAATCAGTTAGAGCATACGGTATCTCGGTACTCAGCGAATGCAACGGATAGCGCTAAACCTCAATATTTTTTCCTTGAGCGCTATCATCAAGCCTATCTGGCAGAACTGAATGCGTTTTATAGTGCCTGGAATGATAATCAGACAAGTCCCGTTTCAGGATTGGATGGACTACAAGCCTTGCGCATTGCAAAAGCAGCAAAACAATCTTTAGAAACGCATCTCCCTGTGGTATTGAATTGA
- a CDS encoding M4 family metallopeptidase has protein sequence MKTRIVSFLVASMASANLQAASENLIWEASDNNLKKYNVSILHDKKGFISITHKMTSLNYQLRPVDHEGNHDANDIRYQIYYRNIPVWGHELILHKVSKSKIFLTGVDVSEIEKDIHQTDGKLSTSYIESKIIKHNNNSIIYKNIKKIIYLNSHKKAHLAYHLSMYTNDPFHFVSAPNYIIDANSGEILKSWDDLTHKKVGQGLGGNVFILPYRSGLFQHGDSMKDIPSLGKFEVTIKGKNCVVESPEVRVINAAHTDLDKRSFPVLSIVEIYKNISAFSYPCSKESQYININDGDTSPANYSFSSVNDAMYFAEVTLEMYKDYYGVEKPLGDDLPLRAYTHIKNFDNAFAVPSIKIKGLYLMHQQIVIGDGDTQLTAPAQSTLSHELSHNFTRLHSNLVYNGQSGGINEAFSDMASIAMQDYLRKDYPWYWDGDDWSIGREATISGEPIRYMDYPTKDGHSIEHFDDYHDDLDVHLTSGIFNRAFYLLAHQPNWSVRKAFQVMVDANIKYWTSGTSFEAASCGVIQAAIDRQYNKQDVINAFKEVGVVCPVIGFVN, from the coding sequence ATGAAAACACGGATAGTTTCATTTTTAGTTGCTTCTATGGCAAGTGCTAATTTGCAAGCCGCTTCAGAAAATCTTATTTGGGAAGCGAGCGATAACAATTTAAAAAAATACAATGTTAGTATCTTGCATGATAAAAAAGGATTTATATCAATTACTCATAAAATGACGTCTTTAAATTATCAGTTGAGACCTGTTGATCATGAGGGAAATCATGATGCTAATGATATTCGTTATCAAATTTATTATAGAAATATTCCTGTTTGGGGTCATGAACTGATCCTCCATAAGGTGAGCAAGTCAAAAATTTTTCTGACCGGTGTTGATGTGTCTGAAATTGAAAAAGATATTCATCAGACTGATGGGAAGTTAAGTACCAGTTATATTGAAAGCAAGATAATAAAACATAATAACAATTCAATCATTTACAAAAATATTAAAAAAATCATTTACTTGAATTCACATAAAAAAGCACATCTAGCCTATCACTTGTCGATGTACACGAATGATCCATTTCATTTTGTCTCTGCACCCAATTATATCATCGATGCCAATTCTGGTGAGATTTTAAAAAGCTGGGATGATTTAACACATAAGAAAGTTGGTCAGGGCTTAGGTGGTAATGTATTCATTCTTCCCTATCGGTCGGGATTGTTTCAACATGGTGATTCAATGAAGGATATTCCTTCTCTTGGCAAATTTGAGGTAACGATCAAAGGAAAAAATTGTGTTGTAGAAAGCCCTGAGGTAAGGGTTATTAATGCTGCGCACACTGACTTGGACAAGAGATCCTTCCCGGTTCTAAGCATTGTGGAAATCTATAAAAATATATCGGCCTTCTCCTATCCTTGCAGCAAGGAATCACAATATATCAATATTAATGATGGAGACACATCACCTGCAAACTACAGTTTTTCTTCAGTTAATGATGCTATGTATTTTGCCGAAGTAACACTGGAAATGTACAAAGATTACTATGGCGTGGAAAAGCCTTTAGGCGACGATTTGCCTTTGCGAGCCTATACCCATATTAAAAATTTTGATAATGCCTTCGCAGTGCCTTCCATTAAAATTAAAGGATTGTATTTAATGCATCAACAAATTGTGATTGGTGATGGGGATACGCAATTAACGGCGCCGGCACAGAGCACTTTATCTCATGAGTTGTCCCATAATTTTACCAGATTGCACTCTAATCTGGTCTATAATGGGCAATCCGGAGGGATCAATGAAGCTTTCTCAGATATGGCATCGATTGCTATGCAGGATTACTTACGTAAAGATTACCCATGGTATTGGGATGGTGACGATTGGTCTATAGGACGTGAAGCAACTATCAGTGGTGAGCCAATTCGTTACATGGATTACCCAACTAAAGATGGTCATTCTATTGAGCATTTCGATGATTATCATGATGACTTGGATGTTCATCTGACCAGCGGGATCTTTAACAGGGCTTTTTATCTTTTAGCCCATCAACCGAACTGGTCAGTGAGAAAGGCATTTCAAGTGATGGTAGATGCCAATATAAAATATTGGACATCAGGGACTTCATTTGAAGCAGCCTCTTGTGGTGTTATCCAAGCGGCAATTGACAGGCAATATAATAAGCAAGATGTCATTAATGCTTTTAAAGAGGTGGGAGTGGTTTGTCCCGTTATTGGTTTTGTAAATTAA
- a CDS encoding APC family permease, producing MKRRLSVLSLTLITVCSVDSIRNLPAAALAGNQLFSYFALALIFFLLPCAIVAVWFSRQSEQGVYGWVKQGLGNHWAFIAIWFQCIQNILIYPTLLSFIAGTLLYTISPDLVQNKSLLFLIIIFLIWSLTWINLKGIHLSSRFNSYCSITGLILPFIIILLMGLYWWITQIKPDTTVLPQAESYSWTSLTAIILSFCGIELAAVHARESEQGAFPKAIAISVIIIFLTMLFGSIVLAMIIPPRQLSFISSIPQLIQLFFNKMGYGYFAFIINGLIAIGCIGAANNWLIAPIKGLEFAIKEGFLNKQLNQVNKNNAPVRLLVSQAICVSIISALFLIVPSINASYWIMLNAATQINLLMYLLLFISAIKIVSSKSVMSKLNIIISAYLGLAGSGVALIVSLTPPPSLAISSKIIYALFGGVFLIVMTLIPLWSKSKVLT from the coding sequence ATGAAAAGACGCTTATCTGTTTTAAGCCTTACCTTAATCACTGTTTGTTCAGTTGATAGTATTAGAAACCTGCCAGCAGCCGCTTTAGCCGGGAACCAACTGTTCTCTTACTTTGCATTAGCCTTAATCTTCTTTCTTCTTCCCTGTGCTATTGTTGCTGTTTGGTTCTCCAGGCAATCAGAACAAGGTGTGTATGGGTGGGTAAAACAGGGATTAGGAAATCATTGGGCATTCATAGCCATTTGGTTTCAATGTATTCAAAATATTTTAATTTATCCTACCTTGTTGAGTTTTATTGCAGGTACCCTGCTCTACACCATCTCACCTGATTTAGTTCAAAACAAAAGTTTACTTTTTTTAATTATTATTTTCTTGATTTGGAGTTTAACCTGGATTAATTTAAAAGGGATTCATCTCTCAAGTCGTTTTAACTCCTATTGCTCTATAACGGGATTAATTTTACCTTTTATTATTATCCTGTTAATGGGATTATACTGGTGGATTACCCAAATCAAACCAGATACCACCGTTCTGCCGCAAGCCGAATCGTATTCCTGGACTTCTCTTACTGCGATTATTCTGTCATTTTGCGGTATTGAATTAGCCGCAGTTCATGCACGGGAAAGTGAACAAGGCGCTTTCCCTAAAGCCATTGCAATTTCAGTTATTATCATCTTTCTGACGATGTTATTTGGTTCGATCGTATTGGCTATGATCATTCCCCCCAGGCAATTAAGTTTTATCAGCAGCATTCCCCAGCTCATACAATTATTTTTTAATAAAATGGGCTATGGATATTTTGCTTTTATTATTAATGGGTTGATTGCAATAGGCTGTATAGGTGCTGCCAATAACTGGCTCATTGCCCCTATAAAAGGATTGGAGTTTGCAATAAAAGAAGGATTTTTAAATAAACAACTCAATCAAGTGAACAAAAATAACGCACCTGTCAGACTATTAGTCTCACAAGCCATCTGTGTATCCATTATTAGCGCTTTATTTCTTATTGTACCATCGATCAATGCATCTTATTGGATCATGTTGAATGCAGCCACACAAATTAATTTATTAATGTATCTCTTGCTCTTTATCAGCGCTATCAAAATAGTGTCCTCAAAATCCGTTATGAGTAAGTTAAATATAATCATTTCTGCTTACCTCGGATTGGCAGGTAGTGGTGTTGCCTTGATTGTAAGCCTGACCCCACCACCATCACTCGCCATTAGCTCCAAAATAATTTATGCACTGTTTGGAGGAGTTTTCCTGATCGTAATGACTTTAATTCCCCTTTGGTCAAAATCTAAAGTCCTTACATGA
- a CDS encoding ATP-grasp domain-containing protein, whose translation MTLNQCDIVLLTQKEFIDPADTTPYIQNVLTEDRLLTEALEQKGLKVTRTHWDNRQYNWSQTRYALFRATWDYFHRYDEFHLWLRSCSKRIKFINPISIIQWNIDKHYLSDMQQKGINIPPTLFLKKGKLSILSQLMKESGWNKAILKPVIAGGARHTYLFDQDSAGQYQKIFESLIGNESMLLQEFQEQIVNKGEVSFMVFGGKYSHSILKKAKSGDFRVQDDFGGTVHPYQASQEEREFVENVIAQCDELPVYARVDVMWDNNNKLCLSELEMIEPELWFRESSQAASAMADAVCDHISGVSEYR comes from the coding sequence ATGACTCTTAACCAGTGTGATATTGTTTTATTGACACAGAAAGAATTTATAGATCCGGCTGATACTACTCCCTATATTCAAAATGTGCTCACTGAAGATCGACTATTAACTGAAGCTCTGGAGCAAAAAGGATTAAAAGTTACACGAACTCATTGGGACAATAGACAATATAATTGGTCGCAGACTCGATATGCTTTATTTCGTGCCACTTGGGATTATTTTCATCGGTATGACGAGTTTCATCTCTGGCTAAGAAGTTGCTCAAAAAGAATTAAATTTATAAATCCGATTTCTATTATTCAATGGAATATCGATAAACATTATTTAAGTGATATGCAGCAAAAAGGAATTAATATCCCTCCTACTTTATTTTTAAAAAAGGGGAAGTTAAGTATCTTAAGCCAGTTAATGAAGGAATCAGGATGGAATAAAGCGATATTAAAGCCTGTCATAGCGGGTGGTGCACGCCATACTTATTTGTTTGATCAGGATTCCGCAGGCCAATATCAAAAAATATTTGAATCATTGATTGGCAATGAATCAATGTTATTGCAGGAGTTTCAAGAGCAGATTGTAAATAAAGGAGAAGTATCTTTTATGGTATTTGGTGGCAAGTATAGCCATTCCATATTAAAAAAAGCAAAGTCAGGTGACTTTAGAGTACAGGATGATTTCGGTGGGACTGTGCATCCTTATCAAGCATCTCAAGAAGAAAGGGAATTTGTTGAGAATGTCATAGCTCAATGCGATGAGTTACCCGTGTATGCACGTGTCGATGTCATGTGGGATAACAACAATAAATTGTGTTTGAGTGAGTTGGAAATGATAGAACCTGAACTTTGGTTCAGGGAAAGCAGTCAAGCCGCGTCTGCTATGGCTGATGCAGTATGCGATCACATATCAGGCGTCAGCGAATATCGGTAA
- a CDS encoding tetratricopeptide repeat protein — translation MMDEVKRKHAKQKITSAKELEKRYFIKEAITEYLEAIDLFLQISNKTPEDINAIVNGHYDVATLYFNRRDYLSAGRHYEAAINRLIETPLNDDSYRQLTELYIDLSDACYELMNQAAGDEAMANAIKAFRLIQNKTFEEQQIGDPVSNFKQFHAFYEKKLSTKSYLNSAKFMNHEYLLGEGQVARQQEQALFEQFENISIGEIQQIDRSLENMLSQLSLSAEPPTSNPVSGVEQVTFNPVFVNVTPNDSAYRGMAMQVLNLAKSYIQNQKISEAIATYQQAIKILNTIKSPKESDLQIVQELTQHIKYLQNKPSSSHVQFSSSYEAQTPVFATASGMGFFNYRPQEAFQVSAPSHTFNEMGEEYDDGNMRP, via the coding sequence ATGATGGATGAAGTAAAGAGAAAACATGCCAAACAGAAAATCACCTCTGCCAAAGAGCTTGAAAAGAGATATTTCATAAAAGAGGCGATTACCGAGTATCTAGAAGCAATTGATTTATTTTTACAAATTTCCAATAAAACTCCTGAGGATATTAATGCGATAGTTAATGGTCATTATGATGTAGCGACTCTTTATTTTAATAGAAGAGATTATTTAAGCGCCGGTAGACACTATGAAGCAGCGATAAATCGCCTCATCGAAACTCCTTTAAATGATGACTCTTATCGACAACTAACTGAGTTATATATTGATTTATCTGATGCGTGTTATGAGCTGATGAATCAAGCTGCTGGGGATGAGGCAATGGCTAATGCAATAAAAGCATTTCGATTGATACAAAATAAAACATTTGAAGAACAACAAATTGGGGATCCAGTCTCTAATTTCAAACAATTTCATGCTTTTTATGAAAAAAAACTATCGACAAAGTCTTATTTAAACTCCGCTAAATTTATGAATCATGAATATCTGCTGGGCGAGGGACAAGTTGCAAGGCAACAAGAGCAGGCGCTTTTTGAACAGTTTGAAAATATATCCATTGGTGAAATACAACAAATTGATCGTAGTTTGGAAAATATGCTGTCGCAATTGTCTTTGTCAGCAGAACCCCCAACTTCTAACCCAGTCTCTGGAGTCGAGCAAGTCACTTTTAATCCGGTTTTTGTAAATGTAACACCTAATGATAGCGCTTATCGTGGCATGGCAATGCAAGTTCTAAATTTAGCCAAATCATATATTCAAAATCAAAAAATTTCAGAAGCAATAGCTACCTATCAGCAAGCCATTAAAATTCTGAATACAATCAAATCACCTAAAGAAAGCGATCTGCAAATTGTTCAGGAGCTAACGCAACATATAAAATACTTACAAAATAAGCCCAGCTCTTCGCATGTTCAATTCTCTTCCTCATATGAAGCTCAAACACCTGTATTTGCAACTGCTTCAGGGATGGGATTTTTTAATTACAGACCACAAGAAGCTTTTCAGGTATCCGCTCCGTCTCATACTTTTAATGAAATGGGTGAGGAGTACGATGATGGAAATATGCGTCCATAA
- the iolC gene encoding 5-dehydro-2-deoxygluconokinase: protein MKEFPRFYFDENRAVDLICMGRVAVDLYAEQTGLDLKDVASFKKYLGGCAGNIAVGAARLGLKSQMFSCVGSDELGKFLKEELEREGVNIELLSETDNHLTGLVLLGIKPPSNFPLLFYRNDCADMQIKSDQISFNDLKNAKAILITGTGLSTELMKSTTLEVVHLARKAETIIVFDLDYRPVLWGLTAIGNGENRYCQNEYVSHVYQQVLPLCDLIVGTEEEICIAGGSNDIKASLINIRQRTDAPIVVKLGEKGACVHFGSDKGLLRAKSFPVEVLNVLGAGDGFMSGLLAGLLQGKSWEQAVTYANACGALVVTRHGCAPAIPYKEELDYFIQEYDHDPGIWNSSRLTQLHEKLSKNQKTQLLIKNPCGFADGLNSIVKMQYSSTAMSFSSLKLNKGQSHQFNSSYEFAALLMTGRVVFQYGSYNQEVERTDYFSQSPYVLHCSKNEVSSVIALTDCEILLIETENEKLFSPILFDASNMLELDNRGEGILENTSYRLVRTVFDKRNRPDSNLVVGEIITFQGRWSSYPSHYHEQPEIYHYRFSEPQGYAFGENGKEVIRIEHYDTYQIANSQEHAHCTAPGYALYTLWFIRHLNNNAYTTPTFTREHEWTRTIKANLRAWQLKQQ, encoded by the coding sequence ATGAAAGAATTTCCCAGATTTTATTTTGATGAGAACAGAGCAGTCGATTTGATTTGTATGGGACGCGTAGCAGTTGATCTCTACGCGGAGCAAACAGGATTGGATTTGAAGGATGTTGCAAGCTTTAAAAAGTATTTGGGGGGGTGTGCAGGAAATATTGCTGTAGGAGCTGCCAGATTAGGATTAAAAAGCCAGATGTTTTCCTGTGTTGGCTCAGATGAACTAGGTAAATTTCTCAAAGAAGAGTTAGAACGTGAGGGAGTTAATATTGAGTTATTATCTGAAACAGATAATCATTTAACTGGTCTTGTACTTTTGGGTATTAAGCCCCCCTCCAATTTTCCTCTGCTTTTTTATCGTAACGATTGCGCAGATATGCAGATTAAATCAGATCAAATTAGTTTTAATGATTTAAAGAATGCAAAGGCTATATTGATAACGGGCACTGGTTTATCCACTGAGTTAATGAAGAGTACCACGCTGGAAGTAGTTCATTTAGCCAGAAAAGCAGAAACGATAATAGTTTTTGATCTCGATTATAGACCCGTACTTTGGGGATTAACTGCGATTGGTAATGGGGAAAATCGTTATTGTCAGAATGAATATGTGAGTCATGTGTATCAACAGGTTTTACCTTTATGCGATTTGATTGTTGGGACTGAAGAGGAAATATGTATTGCAGGCGGTTCGAATGATATTAAAGCCTCATTAATCAATATCAGGCAACGAACCGATGCGCCAATAGTTGTTAAATTAGGAGAGAAGGGCGCCTGTGTTCATTTTGGATCAGATAAAGGACTTTTACGGGCAAAATCTTTTCCTGTTGAAGTATTGAATGTTTTGGGAGCCGGCGATGGTTTTATGTCCGGTCTTTTAGCGGGTTTGCTGCAAGGAAAATCATGGGAGCAAGCAGTAACTTATGCTAATGCTTGTGGTGCCTTGGTCGTAACTCGTCATGGTTGTGCTCCTGCGATTCCATACAAGGAAGAATTGGACTATTTTATTCAAGAATATGATCATGATCCTGGCATATGGAATAGCTCCCGGTTAACACAGCTGCATGAGAAATTAAGTAAAAATCAAAAGACACAGTTGCTTATTAAAAATCCATGTGGATTTGCTGATGGTTTAAATTCGATTGTAAAGATGCAATACTCATCTACCGCAATGAGTTTTAGTTCTCTTAAATTAAACAAGGGGCAAAGCCATCAATTTAACTCAAGTTATGAATTTGCAGCCCTCTTAATGACAGGAAGAGTTGTTTTCCAGTATGGTTCTTATAACCAGGAGGTTGAACGTACAGATTATTTTTCACAATCTCCTTATGTTTTGCACTGCTCAAAGAATGAAGTCAGTTCAGTAATCGCTCTGACTGATTGTGAAATTTTATTAATAGAAACAGAAAATGAAAAGTTATTTTCTCCAATATTATTTGATGCATCCAATATGCTTGAATTAGATAATAGAGGAGAAGGAATCCTTGAGAATACGTCGTATCGACTTGTCAGAACGGTATTTGATAAACGAAACAGACCTGATTCTAATTTGGTGGTTGGGGAAATTATTACGTTTCAAGGCCGTTGGTCAAGTTATCCTTCACATTACCATGAGCAACCAGAAATTTATCATTACAGGTTTTCAGAGCCTCAAGGATATGCTTTTGGGGAAAATGGTAAAGAGGTTATACGGATTGAGCACTATGATACCTATCAAATTGCCAATAGTCAGGAACATGCTCATTGCACAGCCCCGGGTTATGCGCTTTATACGCTTTGGTTTATCCGGCATTTAAATAATAACGCCTATACGACACCTACCTTCACAAGAGAGCATGAATGGACAAGGACAATCAAGGCTAATTTAAGAGCATGGCAACTAAAACAGCAGTAA
- a CDS encoding sugar porter family MFS transporter encodes MNKGMNAFVFLIAVIAGFGGFLFGFDSSVIADVKDQVISQLGLTDWQWAQVVSSSLLGCILGIPISGLVADKLSRRSLLKIVALGFILGSCLCALAPGLVSILLGRFIIGICIGIASYIAPLFIAEIAPPHQRGTLVLINGLTITFGQAVAYLIGYLLHDYSLMSWRYLFWIGSLPALVLFAGMYFVPHSPRWMMIKYGADATLKTLKQIRPAGYNVQQELAEISSNIVNTAPGYTQIFKKPIIFVLLVGVGLGLFQQFSGINALMYYGPVIFESFGFFPVKNAILATFFLGLVNFIFTVVTLFYVDKLGRRFLLISGTLIASISLYFVSFLSSNSMLINKFSILGGLSFYVMGYCISLGSLFWVLISEIYPLSVRGLAMSIATVFQWGANFVVSLSFLPIYQFSGQVFTFAMFASFCLLACWFIYYFVPETTSVSLEKLEENLNAGKKVRDIGQPISKNIKTRKFDLIMD; translated from the coding sequence ATGAACAAAGGAATGAATGCATTTGTATTCCTGATTGCGGTAATTGCCGGATTTGGTGGATTTTTATTCGGATTTGATTCCAGTGTCATTGCTGATGTGAAAGATCAGGTCATCTCTCAGTTGGGACTAACAGATTGGCAATGGGCACAAGTTGTCAGTAGTAGTTTACTGGGATGCATACTGGGAATACCCATAAGTGGTCTTGTCGCAGATAAGTTAAGCAGGCGATCTTTATTAAAAATAGTCGCTTTGGGTTTTATTCTTGGGAGCTGTTTGTGTGCTTTGGCTCCCGGGTTAGTTTCCATATTACTTGGCCGATTTATCATTGGTATTTGTATAGGTATTGCGTCCTACATTGCTCCTTTATTTATTGCTGAAATCGCGCCCCCCCATCAAAGAGGAACTTTAGTATTGATTAATGGATTAACAATTACGTTTGGCCAGGCTGTCGCTTATTTGATTGGTTATCTTCTTCATGACTATTCATTAATGAGTTGGAGATATTTATTTTGGATAGGGAGCCTGCCTGCACTCGTCTTATTTGCGGGAATGTATTTTGTCCCTCATTCACCCCGCTGGATGATGATTAAATACGGAGCTGATGCTACTTTAAAGACCTTAAAGCAAATTAGACCAGCTGGGTATAATGTTCAACAGGAATTGGCTGAAATAAGTAGTAACATAGTCAATACTGCGCCAGGTTATACCCAGATATTTAAGAAACCAATTATTTTTGTTCTATTGGTGGGTGTAGGTTTAGGCCTGTTCCAGCAATTTTCCGGAATCAATGCCTTGATGTATTATGGGCCAGTTATATTTGAGTCGTTCGGTTTTTTTCCAGTAAAAAATGCAATCCTAGCCACCTTTTTTTTGGGTCTGGTCAATTTTATCTTTACAGTAGTAACTCTTTTTTATGTTGATAAATTAGGAAGAAGATTTTTGTTAATCAGTGGTACTTTGATAGCATCTATTAGCTTATATTTTGTTAGCTTCCTATCCAGCAATTCTATGCTAATCAATAAATTCTCGATTTTAGGCGGATTATCATTTTATGTAATGGGATATTGTATTAGTCTGGGCTCTCTGTTCTGGGTGTTAATATCTGAAATATATCCTTTATCGGTGCGTGGTTTGGCAATGAGTATTGCTACAGTATTTCAATGGGGTGCTAATTTTGTAGTATCACTTTCGTTTCTTCCCATTTATCAATTCTCGGGTCAAGTATTTACCTTTGCCATGTTTGCCAGCTTTTGCTTGCTGGCATGCTGGTTTATTTATTACTTTGTCCCTGAAACCACATCTGTGTCTTTGGAAAAACTGGAAGAAAATTTAAACGCTGGAAAAAAAGTAAGAGATATAGGTCAACCAATATCAAAAAATATAAAAACAAGAAAATTTGATTTAATTATGGACTAA
- a CDS encoding dimethylarginine dimethylaminohydrolase family protein, which yields MFKNAIVRTPSSTMINGLTTSTELGKPNYELALIQHQNYTNALSKCGLEVTVLPALEQFPDACFVEDVSLLTEQFAVLTSPGAESRRDEVQEIEPSIQAFFKDRTFRIAPPGRLEAGDVLRIDNHFFIGLSERTNKEGAEQLTCLLNQHGYTASVIQLKKFLHLKTGVSHLNNDYVLVSGELINHQAFNHLKQIVVSPEESYAANCIMINETVLLPKGYPKITHRLSELGFSIIELDVSEFRKVDGGLSCLSLRF from the coding sequence ATGTTTAAAAACGCTATAGTAAGGACACCATCTTCTACAATGATCAATGGCCTAACTACATCAACTGAGTTGGGGAAACCTAATTATGAACTGGCATTAATACAACACCAGAATTACACCAATGCACTATCAAAATGCGGCCTTGAAGTGACTGTACTTCCAGCTCTTGAACAATTCCCTGATGCCTGTTTTGTAGAAGACGTGTCCCTGTTAACTGAACAATTTGCTGTCTTGACAAGCCCTGGGGCAGAGTCCAGACGAGATGAAGTTCAGGAAATTGAGCCAAGCATTCAAGCATTCTTTAAAGACAGGACTTTTAGAATAGCCCCCCCAGGAAGACTTGAGGCCGGAGATGTACTTAGAATAGACAATCACTTTTTTATCGGTCTCTCGGAAAGAACTAATAAAGAGGGAGCTGAGCAGTTAACTTGTTTGCTTAACCAGCATGGCTATACAGCTTCTGTGATTCAGCTAAAAAAATTTCTACATCTTAAAACTGGGGTGAGTCACCTTAATAATGATTATGTTTTAGTTAGTGGGGAACTAATTAATCATCAAGCATTTAATCATTTAAAACAAATAGTAGTTAGCCCTGAAGAATCCTATGCGGCCAATTGTATTATGATTAATGAGACTGTGTTATTACCCAAAGGGTATCCTAAAATAACCCATCGTTTGTCTGAATTGGGATTTTCAATTATTGAATTGGATGTGAGTGAATTTAGAAAGGTAGATGGTGGTTTAAGCTGCTTGTCTTTGAGATTTTAA